A window from Pseudomonas alloputida encodes these proteins:
- a CDS encoding alpha/beta fold hydrolase, whose protein sequence is MRSLCSPKDHLLDLDGVEIAVRTWGAEDGIPILALHGWLDNAASFERLAPMLDGCFVVAPDLIGHGRSGHRRHDSGYYLWEHAEDMLAVTDSLGLAQFHVLAHGMGTGIASLLAAMTSGIASMTFLDGMGAPFTVAEDDRVQHLARAYRLKRMVQRSQLPGFAEPDVGRFDDLDNALAQRRERLDTELSEGAARLLALRDLLQLDDGYCWRHDPRLVLPEPMPLTEREACDLLSQIRCPLYLLFGRQGAFTGEAFTRRQAALPSQAKVSWHPGGHHFHLDAPDRALVDQLLRILTRHEGGVLQRLVNE, encoded by the coding sequence ATGCGTTCGCTGTGCAGTCCGAAAGATCACCTGCTAGACCTCGATGGCGTTGAAATAGCGGTTCGCACCTGGGGGGCAGAAGACGGTATTCCCATATTGGCCTTGCATGGCTGGCTGGATAACGCTGCCTCGTTCGAGCGCCTGGCACCGATGCTGGACGGCTGCTTCGTGGTGGCCCCCGACCTGATCGGCCATGGCCGTTCTGGCCATCGTCGCCACGACAGCGGCTATTACCTGTGGGAGCATGCCGAAGACATGCTGGCGGTAACCGACAGCCTGGGCCTGGCGCAATTTCATGTGCTGGCCCATGGGATGGGCACCGGTATAGCATCGCTGCTGGCGGCCATGACCAGTGGCATTGCCAGCATGACCTTCCTCGACGGCATGGGGGCACCGTTCACGGTGGCCGAGGATGACCGGGTGCAGCACCTGGCGCGGGCCTACCGGCTCAAGCGCATGGTACAGCGCAGCCAGTTGCCGGGTTTTGCCGAGCCGGATGTTGGTCGCTTCGACGACCTGGACAACGCCCTGGCGCAACGCCGCGAGCGGCTGGACACCGAACTGTCGGAAGGTGCCGCTCGGCTGCTGGCGCTGCGCGACCTGCTACAGCTGGACGATGGCTATTGCTGGCGCCACGACCCGCGACTGGTATTGCCCGAACCCATGCCACTGACCGAGCGCGAAGCCTGCGACCTGCTCAGCCAGATCCGCTGCCCGTTGTACCTGCTGTTCGGCCGCCAGGGGGCCTTCACCGGCGAGGCCTTTACCCGGCGTCAGGCCGCCTTGCCCAGCCAGGCGAAAGTCTCCTGGCACCCAGGTGGGCACCACTTCCACCTGGATGCGCCGGACCGGGCGCTGGTCGACCAGTTGCTGCGTATCCTGACGCGCCATGAAGGGGGCGTACTGCAACGCTTGGTGAACGAGTAG
- a CDS encoding VOC family protein yields the protein MRPFTIKHIDHLVLRVSDLPRSVAFYTELLGCTVSRVREDLGMVHLATGTAMIDLVTLDGPLGQPGGAAPGVEGRNLHHFCLRIEPFDEAALTAYLEAAGVKVEPAEKRYGAEGEGLSLYCYDPDGNQVELKGPVVPGG from the coding sequence ATGCGGCCTTTCACCATCAAGCACATCGACCACCTGGTGTTGCGGGTCAGCGACCTGCCGCGCAGTGTTGCCTTTTACACCGAACTGCTTGGCTGCACCGTCAGCCGCGTGCGCGAAGACCTGGGCATGGTGCACCTGGCCACGGGCACGGCGATGATCGACCTGGTAACCCTGGATGGCCCGCTGGGGCAGCCAGGCGGAGCTGCACCGGGCGTGGAAGGGCGCAACCTGCACCATTTCTGCCTGCGCATCGAGCCGTTCGACGAGGCCGCGTTGACGGCCTATCTGGAAGCCGCCGGGGTAAAGGTGGAGCCTGCCGAGAAGCGTTATGGTGCCGAAGGGGAGGGGCTTTCGCTGTACTGCTACGACCCGGATGGTAATCAGGTCGAGTTGAAGGGGCCGGTAGTGCCTGGCGGGTGA